In Croceicoccus sp. Ery15, a genomic segment contains:
- a CDS encoding MarR family transcriptional regulator: protein MQIAKPFVFDDAEDMRDDADRASVPVSVLSDRARIRAGLVDQILEAGLMIRQAEPLDRLLSDDAFVLGDIVVIDIPVPGAEFLAALARLDARAAHSGTQLVVSTTVGGIDAVFGAMDCGDVQFLIDPSPAEYALAIGYALARLPGRSVHELAREDHLALVRLTEQVHSLARKLGGVPVEAAPAEQLRSPSFAYMARPVADKPTGELPVSGKGAFAQNDLPPAALLREIIRQRQLRANFFEGELFADPAWDMLLDLTAARAEGRDVCVSSLCIASGVPATTALRWIGQMTDAGLFERLPDPADRRRAIIRLSQGAEQAMCGFFARIGPSVAAI from the coding sequence ATGCAGATCGCGAAGCCTTTCGTATTCGACGATGCAGAAGACATGCGCGACGATGCCGACAGGGCATCGGTGCCGGTTTCGGTTCTGTCGGACAGGGCACGCATCCGCGCCGGTCTGGTCGACCAGATTTTAGAGGCGGGGCTGATGATCCGTCAGGCGGAGCCGCTTGACCGGTTGTTGTCCGACGATGCCTTTGTTTTGGGCGACATCGTCGTCATCGATATTCCCGTTCCCGGTGCCGAATTCCTGGCGGCACTTGCGCGGCTTGATGCCCGGGCCGCGCATAGTGGGACACAGCTTGTCGTCTCCACGACGGTTGGCGGTATCGATGCCGTTTTCGGCGCGATGGATTGCGGGGATGTGCAATTCCTTATCGATCCGTCGCCTGCCGAATATGCGCTGGCGATCGGCTATGCGCTGGCACGACTGCCGGGGCGTTCGGTGCATGAACTGGCGCGCGAGGATCACCTCGCTCTCGTCCGCCTTACGGAACAGGTTCACTCGCTGGCGCGCAAGCTTGGTGGAGTGCCGGTTGAGGCGGCTCCGGCGGAACAGCTGCGTTCACCGTCTTTCGCCTATATGGCGCGCCCCGTCGCGGACAAGCCGACGGGCGAATTGCCGGTCAGCGGGAAGGGGGCGTTTGCACAGAACGATCTGCCGCCTGCCGCCTTGCTGCGCGAAATTATCCGGCAGCGGCAATTGCGTGCGAATTTCTTTGAAGGCGAGTTATTCGCGGATCCTGCATGGGACATGTTGCTCGACCTGACTGCGGCGCGGGCCGAGGGGCGCGACGTTTGCGTTTCCAGCCTGTGCATCGCGTCGGGCGTTCCGGCGACGACGGCGCTGCGCTGGATCGGCCAGATGACCGATGCGGGGCTGTTCGAACGCCTGCCCGATCCGGCTGACCGTCGCCGTGCGATCATTCGGCTTAGCCAGGGTGCAGAGCAGGCGATGTGCGGCTTTTTCGCGCGGATTGGCCCCTCTGTCGCGGCGATCTAG
- a CDS encoding adenylosuccinate synthase — MANVTVIGAQWGDEGKGKIVDWLASRADAVVRFQGGHNAGHTLVVGDVTYKLSLLPSGIVTGTLSIIGNGVVLDPWALKAEVEKLTAQGVTINPENFAIADNCPLILPLHRDLDGLRETAAGAGKIGTTGRGIGPAYEDKVGRRAIRVCDLAHLDSLDPQIDRLCAHHNALRAGFGEEPVDREKLLADLREIAPYVLQFAQPVWKRLNKVRKAGAKILFEGAQGVLLDVDHGTYPFVTSSNTVSGTAASGSGLGPAASGFVLGIVKAYTTRVGSGPFPTELDDATGQKLGERGHEFGTVTGRKRRCGWFDAVLVRQACAISGVTGIALTKLDVLDGFDTVRICTGYRLDGKILDYLPSHAQEQARVEPIYEEFEGWSGTTAGARSWADLPAQAVKYIQRVQELIETPVALVSTSPEREDTILVRDPFMD, encoded by the coding sequence TTGGCCAATGTGACGGTAATCGGCGCGCAATGGGGCGACGAAGGCAAAGGCAAGATCGTGGACTGGCTGGCAAGCCGCGCCGATGCGGTGGTCCGCTTTCAGGGCGGGCACAATGCGGGCCATACGCTGGTGGTCGGAGACGTAACGTATAAGCTGTCGCTGCTGCCTTCGGGTATTGTTACGGGCACTTTGTCGATCATCGGCAATGGCGTGGTGCTGGACCCCTGGGCGCTGAAGGCCGAGGTGGAGAAGCTGACCGCGCAAGGCGTGACCATCAATCCCGAGAATTTCGCGATTGCCGATAATTGCCCGTTGATCCTGCCCTTGCATCGCGATCTCGACGGTTTGCGAGAGACGGCGGCCGGTGCAGGCAAGATCGGCACCACGGGCCGCGGCATCGGCCCTGCGTATGAGGACAAGGTCGGTCGCCGCGCGATCCGTGTTTGCGATCTGGCGCATCTGGATTCGCTCGACCCCCAGATCGACCGGCTGTGCGCGCATCACAACGCCCTTCGCGCCGGTTTCGGGGAAGAGCCGGTGGACCGCGAGAAACTGCTCGCCGATCTGCGCGAGATTGCGCCCTATGTGCTGCAATTCGCGCAGCCGGTTTGGAAACGGCTGAACAAGGTGCGCAAGGCGGGCGCCAAGATCCTGTTCGAGGGCGCGCAGGGCGTGCTGCTTGACGTCGATCACGGGACCTATCCGTTTGTGACCAGTTCGAACACGGTCAGCGGGACGGCTGCCAGCGGGTCGGGTCTGGGGCCCGCGGCCAGCGGCTTCGTTTTGGGCATCGTCAAAGCCTATACCACCCGCGTCGGTTCGGGGCCGTTCCCGACCGAGCTTGACGATGCGACCGGCCAGAAGCTGGGCGAGCGCGGGCATGAATTCGGCACGGTGACGGGGCGCAAGCGCCGTTGCGGCTGGTTCGATGCGGTGCTGGTGCGGCAGGCTTGCGCGATTTCGGGCGTGACCGGCATTGCGCTGACGAAACTCGACGTGCTTGACGGTTTCGACACGGTGCGGATTTGCACCGGCTATCGCCTCGACGGCAAGATCCTCGATTATCTGCCCTCCCACGCGCAGGAACAGGCGCGGGTCGAGCCGATCTACGAAGAATTCGAAGGCTGGAGCGGTACCACCGCAGGTGCGCGCAGCTGGGCCGATCTGCCCGCCCAGGCGGTTAAATATATTCAGCGAGTTCAAGAGCTTATCGAAACGCCCGTAGCACTGGTTTCGACCAGTCCGGAACGGGAGGATACGATATTGGTGCGCGATCCCTTTATGGACTGA
- a CDS encoding IS1380 family transposase, with the protein MNNDIASAFGFPAVGRKKVTAAFDGGRLTSDGGVLLLAQAERAMGICQRLAACISDPRDPGRVVHHLDDILRARIFAISCGYEDADDLDALRDDPGFRLALGKLPGSGVGLASQPTMSRWENAPTTRELARMMAAMIDIYCASYPAAPAAVTLDIDDTCDVVHGYQQLSFWNGHHGERCFLPIHVYDTATGRPVAMLLRAGKTPSGAEAAGHIRRLVRHLRRHWPDTHITIRGDGHYGRPEVMTLCEATGVDYVFGLPTNAVLRADPEIVTVADACAVRRAQRQCPVLRNYAETRYGAKSWKCQRRVVARIEASTLGMDIRYVVTSLTEGSAEHIYDTLYCARGQAENLIKRHKSQLASDRTSCRSAGANQMRLILHTAAYWLLWRIQQEIPRATALATAEFATLRLRLLKVAARVIETATRIRVAFASACPDAGVFKAITTSLRPAPT; encoded by the coding sequence ATGAACAACGATATCGCAAGCGCATTTGGATTCCCAGCAGTCGGCCGCAAGAAAGTCACAGCCGCTTTCGACGGCGGCCGGCTTACCTCGGATGGCGGCGTGTTGCTGCTGGCACAGGCCGAACGAGCGATGGGGATCTGCCAGCGGCTTGCAGCCTGCATTTCCGATCCGCGTGACCCGGGCAGAGTGGTGCATCACCTCGACGATATCCTGCGCGCCCGCATCTTTGCGATCAGCTGTGGCTATGAGGACGCCGATGATCTCGACGCTCTGCGCGACGATCCGGGCTTCCGCCTGGCGCTGGGCAAGCTGCCGGGATCGGGCGTGGGGCTTGCGAGCCAACCGACCATGAGCCGGTGGGAAAATGCGCCGACTACGCGCGAGTTGGCCAGGATGATGGCCGCGATGATCGACATCTACTGCGCCAGCTATCCCGCCGCGCCGGCGGCGGTGACGCTGGATATCGATGACACCTGTGATGTCGTGCACGGCTATCAGCAACTCTCGTTCTGGAACGGTCATCACGGGGAGCGCTGCTTCCTGCCGATTCATGTCTACGACACCGCCACCGGTCGGCCGGTGGCAATGCTGCTGCGCGCCGGCAAGACACCGTCGGGCGCCGAGGCTGCCGGACACATTCGGCGCCTGGTGCGCCATCTTCGGCGGCACTGGCCCGATACCCACATCACCATCCGCGGCGACGGGCACTATGGGCGGCCCGAGGTCATGACGTTGTGCGAGGCGACCGGCGTCGATTACGTATTTGGTCTGCCGACCAACGCCGTGCTGCGTGCCGATCCCGAAATCGTCACCGTCGCCGATGCTTGTGCCGTCAGGCGGGCTCAACGCCAATGCCCGGTCCTGCGCAACTATGCCGAGACCCGCTACGGCGCCAAAAGCTGGAAATGCCAGCGCCGCGTCGTCGCCCGGATTGAGGCCAGCACGCTGGGCATGGACATCCGCTATGTCGTCACCTCGCTGACCGAAGGCTCGGCCGAGCACATCTACGACACGCTGTACTGCGCCCGCGGTCAGGCCGAGAACCTGATCAAGCGCCACAAGAGCCAGCTCGCCAGCGATCGCACCTCGTGCCGCTCGGCGGGCGCCAACCAGATGCGCCTCATCCTGCACACCGCCGCATACTGGCTCCTGTGGCGAATCCAGCAGGAAATCCCAAGAGCCACCGCACTCGCCACCGCCGAGTTCGCCACGCTGCGCCTGCGCCTGCTCAAGGTCGCTGCCCGCGTCATCGAAACCGCCACGCGTATCCGCGTCGCCTTCGCTTCGGCTTGCCCGGATGCCGGTGTGTTCAAGGCCATCACCACCAGTCTGCGACCAGCGCCCACATAG
- a CDS encoding alpha/beta hydrolase — MPAAQELSFGSHPLQRLDFYRSPSPGPRPLILFVHGGAWIGGDKSDSTGEAKIRHYTQAGYQLASVNYRLLPEVDIEHQADDVAASLASLLEQARDLNIDTRRLVLMGHSAGAHLAALVATDPRYLKRYGLTPGDIGGVALLDGAAYDVPSQIMDAGPLLGFAYQIAFGSGPARQSSLSPASHTATGNARDFLLLHVERPDAERQAFTFADALESGGTRARVAGVKGRGMEGHNRINAMLGRSDSDATPIVDEWLAGLFGSRAY; from the coding sequence GTGCCCGCAGCGCAGGAATTGTCCTTCGGATCGCACCCCTTGCAGCGGCTCGATTTCTATCGCTCCCCCTCGCCCGGTCCGCGCCCGCTGATCCTGTTCGTCCATGGCGGCGCATGGATCGGCGGAGACAAATCCGATTCCACCGGAGAGGCCAAGATCCGCCATTACACACAGGCCGGATACCAGCTCGCCAGCGTAAACTACCGGCTGCTGCCCGAGGTCGACATCGAACACCAGGCCGACGATGTGGCGGCATCGCTCGCCAGCCTGCTGGAACAGGCACGCGATCTGAACATCGATACGCGGCGTCTGGTGCTGATGGGGCACAGCGCGGGCGCGCATCTGGCGGCATTGGTGGCGACCGATCCGCGCTACCTGAAACGCTATGGCCTGACGCCGGGCGATATCGGGGGCGTCGCGCTGCTGGACGGGGCCGCCTATGACGTGCCCAGCCAGATCATGGACGCGGGGCCTTTACTGGGCTTTGCCTATCAGATCGCGTTCGGTTCGGGGCCAGCGCGCCAGTCGTCGCTTTCGCCCGCCAGCCATACGGCCACGGGCAATGCGCGCGACTTCCTGTTGCTGCATGTCGAGCGGCCCGATGCCGAGCGGCAGGCATTTACCTTTGCCGATGCGCTGGAGAGCGGCGGAACGCGCGCAAGGGTGGCGGGCGTCAAAGGGCGCGGCATGGAAGGGCACAACCGCATCAATGCGATGCTGGGCCGCAGCGATTCCGATGCGACGCCGATCGTCGACGAATGGCTGGCAGGGCTGTTCGGCAGCCGCGCCTACTGA
- a CDS encoding ATP phosphoribosyltransferase regulatory subunit: protein MTKPTAIRPPRSGAPDPDLLPEGLADRLPPRAAEAMRVTRAMVDAMAAHGYDPVQPPLVEFERSLAARMAGVRKNRMVRFTDPVSLRTLAVRADMTVQVGRIAATGMGDVPRPLRLSYAGQVLRIKGNGLEPEREQLQIGAEIVGADNVAAAAEAVLLAIEALRAAGATGISVDFTLPDLVDTLAERAHPMDAETTDAVRHELDAKDAGALTAVGGEAFLPLLYATGPFDTAIAKLEEFDRAIIDGGALGTRIAALREIAALVGDAARLTLDPTERHGFEYQSWFGFTIYADGLRGALGRGGTYRVTGEGKPGQPPHDEVATGFSLYPDPLVDANALPVASRIVFLPLGHDREAAAALRSEGWRTRAALTERDDAKALGCTHVLGAGGPEAVQ from the coding sequence ATGACCAAGCCGACCGCCATTCGCCCGCCGCGCAGCGGCGCGCCCGATCCCGATCTGCTGCCCGAGGGGCTGGCCGACCGCCTGCCGCCGCGCGCGGCCGAAGCGATGCGCGTGACCCGCGCGATGGTGGATGCAATGGCGGCCCATGGCTATGATCCGGTTCAGCCGCCGCTGGTCGAATTCGAACGCTCGCTCGCTGCACGCATGGCGGGTGTACGCAAGAACCGCATGGTGCGCTTTACCGATCCGGTGTCGTTGCGCACTCTGGCCGTGCGGGCCGATATGACGGTGCAGGTGGGGCGCATTGCCGCCACCGGCATGGGCGATGTGCCGCGCCCGCTGCGCCTGTCCTATGCAGGACAGGTGCTGCGCATCAAGGGCAATGGGCTGGAGCCTGAGCGCGAACAATTACAGATCGGCGCCGAAATCGTCGGTGCCGATAATGTCGCCGCCGCTGCCGAGGCTGTGCTGCTTGCCATCGAAGCGCTGCGGGCGGCCGGGGCGACCGGCATTTCGGTCGACTTCACCTTGCCCGATCTGGTCGACACGCTGGCCGAGCGCGCCCATCCGATGGATGCCGAGACGACCGATGCGGTCCGGCACGAGCTGGATGCGAAGGACGCGGGCGCGCTGACCGCCGTGGGCGGCGAGGCATTTCTACCGCTGCTTTATGCGACCGGCCCGTTCGATACGGCCATTGCCAAGCTGGAAGAATTCGACCGCGCCATCATCGATGGCGGCGCGCTGGGCACGCGCATCGCGGCGCTGCGCGAAATTGCGGCGCTTGTCGGCGATGCCGCGCGCCTGACGCTGGACCCGACCGAACGCCACGGATTTGAATATCAAAGCTGGTTCGGTTTCACGATCTATGCCGACGGGCTGCGCGGCGCGCTGGGGCGTGGCGGCACCTATCGCGTGACCGGTGAGGGTAAACCCGGCCAGCCCCCGCATGACGAGGTGGCGACAGGCTTCTCGCTCTATCCCGATCCGCTGGTCGATGCCAACGCACTGCCAGTGGCCAGCCGGATCGTGTTCCTGCCGCTTGGCCATGATCGCGAGGCCGCTGCTGCGCTGCGCAGTGAAGGCTGGCGCACGCGGGCAGCGCTGACCGAAAGGGACGATGCAAAGGCGCTGGGTTGCACCCATGTTCTGGGCGCGGGCGGACCCGAAGCGGTTCAGTAG
- the serA gene encoding phosphoglycerate dehydrogenase translates to MAKPKVLISDKMDPNAARIFEARGCDVDVITGETPEQLMARIGEYDGLAIRSSTKVTAEILEAATNLKVIGRAGIGVDNVDIPAASAKGVVVMNTPFGNSITTAEHAIAMIMALARQIPAANARTQNGEWPKNDFMGVEVTGKTLGLIGAGNIGAIVASRALGLKMKVVAYDPFLTEERAVELGVEKVDLEALIERADFITLHTPLTDETRNILNRERLERTKKGVRIVNCARGGLIDEAALKDLLDNGHIAGAALDVFAKEPAKESPLFGTPNFICTPHLGASTTEAQVNVALQVAEQMADYLVNGGVTNALNMPSLSAEEAPKLKPYMALAEKLGSLVGQLAHGNLTRIGIEVEGAAAQLNIKPITGAVLAGLMKRYSQSVNMVNAPFLAKERGLDVREIRREREGDYQTLVRIKVDTEAGERTVAGTLFGKTQPRLVDIFGIGIEADLTGDMLYVVNEDAPGFIGSIGSLLGKSGINIGTFHLGRREAGGEAVLLLSVDQPISQDVMKQICETPGVKTVKALSF, encoded by the coding sequence ATGGCCAAGCCGAAAGTCCTTATTTCCGATAAGATGGACCCCAATGCCGCCCGCATTTTCGAAGCGCGCGGCTGCGATGTCGATGTCATCACCGGCGAAACACCCGAACAGCTGATGGCCCGCATCGGCGAGTATGACGGGCTTGCGATCCGCTCGTCCACCAAGGTCACTGCCGAAATTCTTGAGGCTGCGACCAATCTGAAGGTTATCGGCCGGGCCGGGATCGGGGTCGACAATGTCGATATTCCCGCCGCCAGCGCCAAGGGCGTCGTGGTGATGAACACGCCGTTCGGCAATTCGATCACCACAGCCGAACATGCGATCGCGATGATCATGGCGCTGGCCCGCCAGATTCCCGCCGCCAATGCACGTACGCAGAACGGTGAATGGCCCAAGAACGATTTCATGGGCGTCGAAGTCACCGGCAAAACGCTCGGCCTGATCGGTGCGGGCAATATCGGCGCGATCGTCGCCAGCCGCGCGCTGGGCCTTAAAATGAAGGTCGTCGCCTATGATCCGTTCCTGACCGAGGAACGCGCGGTCGAGCTGGGCGTGGAAAAGGTCGATCTGGAAGCCCTGATCGAACGTGCCGATTTCATCACGCTCCACACTCCGCTGACCGATGAAACACGCAATATCCTCAATCGCGAACGTCTTGAACGCACCAAGAAAGGTGTGCGCATCGTGAACTGCGCCCGCGGCGGGCTGATCGACGAGGCGGCTCTGAAAGATCTGCTCGACAATGGCCATATCGCGGGCGCGGCGCTGGACGTGTTCGCCAAGGAACCGGCCAAGGAAAGCCCGCTGTTCGGTACGCCGAACTTTATCTGCACTCCGCATCTTGGGGCATCGACCACCGAGGCGCAGGTCAATGTAGCGTTGCAAGTGGCCGAACAGATGGCCGATTATCTCGTCAATGGCGGCGTGACCAACGCACTCAACATGCCGTCGCTGTCGGCGGAAGAAGCGCCCAAGCTCAAGCCCTATATGGCACTGGCCGAAAAGCTCGGCTCGCTGGTCGGGCAGCTGGCGCATGGCAATCTGACCCGCATCGGGATCGAGGTTGAGGGCGCGGCTGCGCAGCTCAATATCAAGCCGATCACCGGCGCGGTGCTGGCTGGCCTGATGAAGCGCTATTCGCAGAGCGTGAACATGGTCAACGCGCCGTTCCTCGCCAAGGAGCGCGGCCTTGATGTCCGCGAAATTCGCCGCGAGCGTGAGGGCGATTACCAGACTTTGGTGCGGATCAAGGTCGATACCGAAGCGGGCGAACGCACCGTTGCGGGCACGCTCTTCGGCAAGACCCAGCCGCGCCTGGTCGATATTTTCGGTATCGGCATCGAGGCCGATCTGACCGGCGACATGCTTTACGTGGTGAACGAGGATGCGCCGGGCTTTATCGGCAGCATCGGTTCGCTGCTGGGCAAGAGCGGCATCAATATCGGCACGTTCCACCTTGGCCGCCGCGAAGCGGGCGGGGAAGCCGTACTGCTGCTGTCGGTCGACCAGCCGATTTCGCAGGATGTGATGAAGCAGATCTGCGAAACGCCTGGCGTAAAGACCGTCAAGGCGCTGTCGTTCTGA
- a CDS encoding phosphoserine transaminase, with amino-acid sequence MTDTKPTLPARPFFSSGPCAKPPVWAPEKLNPASLGRSHRSKIGKARLAYCIDLMRELLELPETHRIGIVPGSDTGAFEMAMWTMLGARPVTTLAWESFGEGWVTDAVKQLKLDPTVMKADYGQIPDLQAVDWSNDVLFTWNGTTSGARVPNADWIPADREGLSFADSTSAVFAQTIDWSKIDVATFSWQKVLGGEGGHGVLILGPRAVERLESYTPAWPLPKVFRLTKGGKLVEGVFKGETINTPSMLAVEDAILSLEWAKEIGGSAAMKARADANAAALNAIVEARPWLGHLVENPAIRSNTSVCLTVQGADADFIKKFAKLLEDEGAAFDVAGYRDAPPGLRIWCGSTVDTADIEALGPWLDWAYGLLTA; translated from the coding sequence ATGACTGATACAAAACCGACGCTACCGGCGCGTCCCTTTTTCTCGTCCGGTCCCTGTGCCAAACCCCCGGTTTGGGCTCCCGAAAAACTGAATCCCGCTTCGCTTGGACGCTCGCATCGCTCCAAGATCGGCAAGGCGCGTCTGGCCTATTGCATCGATCTTATGCGCGAATTGCTCGAGCTGCCCGAAACGCACCGCATCGGCATCGTGCCCGGTTCGGATACCGGCGCGTTCGAAATGGCGATGTGGACGATGCTGGGTGCACGCCCTGTCACCACGCTCGCGTGGGAAAGCTTTGGCGAGGGCTGGGTGACCGATGCGGTCAAGCAGCTGAAGCTCGATCCCACCGTGATGAAGGCCGATTACGGCCAGATCCCCGATCTTCAGGCGGTCGACTGGTCGAACGATGTGCTGTTCACCTGGAACGGCACCACCAGCGGTGCGCGCGTGCCGAATGCGGACTGGATCCCCGCGGATCGCGAAGGGCTGTCTTTCGCCGATTCCACCAGCGCCGTTTTCGCGCAGACCATCGACTGGTCCAAGATCGATGTCGCCACCTTCTCGTGGCAGAAGGTTCTGGGCGGAGAGGGCGGCCATGGCGTGCTGATCCTTGGTCCCCGTGCGGTTGAACGGCTGGAAAGCTATACCCCCGCGTGGCCGCTGCCCAAGGTGTTCCGCCTGACGAAAGGCGGCAAGCTGGTCGAGGGCGTGTTCAAGGGTGAGACCATCAACACCCCGTCGATGCTGGCGGTGGAAGATGCGATCCTGTCGCTGGAATGGGCGAAGGAAATCGGCGGCAGCGCCGCGATGAAGGCGCGTGCGGACGCCAATGCGGCGGCGCTGAACGCCATTGTCGAAGCGCGTCCGTGGCTGGGCCATCTGGTCGAAAACCCCGCGATCCGTTCCAATACCAGCGTGTGCCTGACGGTGCAGGGTGCCGATGCGGACTTCATCAAGAAATTCGCCAAGCTGCTGGAAGACGAAGGCGCGGCCTTTGACGTGGCTGGCTATCGCGATGCGCCTCCCGGCCTTCGCATCTGGTGCGGTTCGACCGTCGACACGGCGGATATCGAGGCGCTCGGCCCTTGGCTCGACTGGGCCTATGGGCTGCTGACCGCCTGA
- a CDS encoding extensin family protein, with amino-acid sequence MNMDTPSALRPFRRPSARRLGAALALGVAAILGGCAPEATRDIPKTTSRPVVQPIPRSQPSAEERICRTRLAELGADFVPLPDLAAGSCSSTNAVTLYHLASDNTRVTVTNLPRISCSLSQDLSNWTRFGVSRAAQQILGSPVVKLETFGSYNCRNVAGSSRRSAHSTASAVDISGFVLADGRRITVESGWQGSSAERQFLRTIHDSACKRFGTVLGPDYNRAHEDHLHLELDGGGYCR; translated from the coding sequence ATGAATATGGATACCCCCTCTGCATTGCGCCCTTTCCGCCGCCCCTCCGCACGGCGACTCGGGGCGGCATTGGCGCTGGGCGTGGCTGCCATTCTGGGCGGCTGCGCGCCCGAGGCGACGCGCGATATTCCCAAGACGACCTCGCGACCCGTCGTGCAACCGATTCCGCGAAGCCAGCCTTCGGCCGAGGAGCGCATTTGCCGCACGCGACTGGCAGAGCTGGGCGCCGATTTCGTGCCCCTGCCCGATCTGGCGGCGGGATCGTGCAGTTCGACCAATGCCGTCACGCTATACCATCTGGCCAGCGACAACACGCGCGTCACGGTCACCAACCTGCCCCGCATCTCCTGCTCGCTGTCGCAAGACCTTTCGAACTGGACACGCTTCGGGGTCAGCCGGGCGGCGCAGCAGATTTTGGGCAGTCCCGTGGTCAAGCTTGAGACATTCGGAAGCTATAATTGCCGCAATGTCGCGGGATCGAGCCGCCGTTCGGCGCATTCGACTGCCAGCGCTGTCGATATCTCGGGCTTTGTGCTGGCCGACGGGCGGCGCATCACGGTGGAAAGCGGGTGGCAAGGCAGCAGCGCCGAACGGCAGTTCCTGCGCACCATTCACGACAGCGCGTGCAAGCGGTTCGGGACGGTTCTGGGCCCCGATTACAACCGCGCGCACGAGGATCATTTGCATTTGGAACTGGACGGTGGCGGTTACTGTCGTTGA
- a CDS encoding MFS transporter, translated as MHPTVSTARNEFANGWLSILASAMAISVGMMGVGFYTLGLFVQPLQAEFGWSRGEVSGAATFQQLGIFLSAPIVGLLADRIGTRPIAIASFVVTPLAWLALAHVGPSIAAWYGLWLMLSLAGCGTTPAIWARIVSARFDKGRGLAMGLMLVGTGVAAMLAPVLLGPVFADDGWRSAVYAIAVATAVIGIPASLLIGKEARQGSTGQKAQRGRFERNRQTVVIAIAAVMLGFLVAALIVHLVPMLIDKGMDAAVAAQMAAGIGAAVIAARVVVGYLFDRFHAPFVAAVFLLSPVISCGLLLWGGPVLPAALLLGLAAGAEVDMLAYFTSRYAQPRNYGATYGMVLGLFCLGASFGPMAFGWSVDWTGGYQSALAVSGVALMAVVAMIATLGPYRTQDQRQ; from the coding sequence ATGCATCCGACCGTTTCGACTGCTCGCAATGAATTCGCCAATGGCTGGCTGTCCATACTGGCGTCCGCAATGGCCATCAGCGTGGGGATGATGGGTGTCGGCTTTTACACACTGGGCCTTTTCGTTCAGCCCTTGCAGGCCGAATTCGGATGGAGCCGGGGCGAGGTTTCGGGCGCAGCGACGTTTCAGCAATTGGGTATATTCCTGTCAGCCCCGATCGTTGGATTGCTGGCCGACCGGATCGGAACGCGCCCCATTGCTATTGCCAGCTTCGTTGTGACACCGCTGGCGTGGCTCGCGTTGGCGCATGTGGGCCCGTCAATCGCGGCGTGGTATGGGTTGTGGCTGATGCTATCATTGGCGGGATGCGGAACCACGCCCGCGATATGGGCGCGGATAGTTTCGGCGCGCTTTGATAAAGGGCGGGGCCTTGCCATGGGGCTGATGCTGGTGGGAACCGGTGTGGCGGCAATGCTGGCACCGGTCTTGCTTGGCCCTGTTTTTGCGGACGACGGCTGGCGCAGTGCTGTCTATGCGATTGCAGTCGCCACCGCCGTGATCGGCATTCCCGCTAGCCTCCTCATCGGGAAAGAGGCACGTCAGGGGTCGACGGGGCAAAAGGCGCAGCGTGGACGTTTCGAACGCAACCGGCAGACGGTGGTCATCGCCATCGCGGCCGTCATGCTGGGATTTCTGGTCGCAGCGCTTATTGTCCATCTGGTTCCGATGTTGATCGACAAGGGTATGGATGCCGCCGTGGCCGCGCAAATGGCCGCAGGTATCGGCGCGGCGGTGATCGCCGCACGGGTCGTCGTCGGCTATTTGTTCGACCGGTTTCACGCTCCATTCGTTGCGGCTGTTTTTCTGCTGTCGCCCGTTATCAGTTGCGGCCTGCTGTTGTGGGGCGGGCCCGTTCTTCCTGCGGCATTGCTCCTTGGCCTTGCCGCCGGGGCAGAGGTGGACATGCTGGCCTATTTCACAAGCCGTTATGCGCAACCGCGCAACTATGGTGCGACATATGGCATGGTGCTGGGGCTGTTTTGCCTTGGCGCCAGCTTTGGGCCTATGGCGTTCGGATGGTCCGTGGACTGGACCGGCGGCTATCAATCGGCGCTGGCGGTTTCGGGCGTTGCGTTGATGGCCGTTGTGGCGATGATTGCCACGCTTGGACCCTATCGCACACAGGATCAACGACAGTAA
- a CDS encoding TMEM165/GDT1 family protein produces the protein MEAFLTSTAVVAIAEIGDKTMLLAIVLAARFRRPWPVVWGILFATIANHFLAALLGATMANVLDGIWFRYAVAAGFVAMGLWTLIPDRLDEDEEPKGRGGAFLTTLVAFFLVEIGDKTQIATIALGARFDATLAVTAGTTLGMMIANVPAVFAGDALTKRVSLKAIRIVAAALFVIIGLMLAAQTAGWVG, from the coding sequence ATGGAAGCCTTTCTTACCTCCACCGCCGTCGTCGCGATTGCCGAGATCGGCGACAAGACCATGCTGCTTGCCATCGTGCTGGCTGCGCGGTTTCGCAGACCCTGGCCGGTGGTCTGGGGCATATTATTCGCCACCATCGCCAATCATTTCCTTGCTGCACTGCTGGGCGCCACCATGGCCAATGTGCTCGACGGAATATGGTTCCGCTATGCCGTGGCAGCCGGTTTCGTCGCCATGGGGCTTTGGACGCTGATCCCCGACAGGCTGGACGAGGATGAGGAACCCAAGGGCCGCGGCGGCGCCTTTCTGACGACGCTGGTGGCGTTTTTCCTTGTCGAGATCGGGGACAAGACCCAGATCGCGACCATCGCACTGGGCGCGCGTTTCGATGCGACACTGGCGGTAACGGCGGGCACCACGCTAGGCATGATGATCGCCAATGTCCCCGCCGTATTCGCGGGTGATGCGCTGACAAAGCGCGTGTCGCTGAAAGCGATCCGCATCGTTGCTGCCGCACTTTTCGTAATCATCGGGCTGATGCTAGCTGCGCAGACCGCAGGTTGGGTCGGATAG